The following are from one region of the Methylophilus sp. DW102 genome:
- a CDS encoding helix-turn-helix transcriptional regulator translates to MIVINLQAMIFAKQVEWKRHITLKEIAESTGISRMTLHRMVKNPSYNACTEHLGKLCSYFACDISALIRWQPDRDARQVFAA, encoded by the coding sequence ATGATCGTCATCAACCTTCAGGCAATGATATTTGCCAAACAGGTGGAGTGGAAACGCCACATCACCCTCAAAGAAATCGCTGAGTCTACCGGCATCAGCCGCATGACCTTGCATCGCATGGTCAAAAATCCTTCTTACAACGCATGCACCGAGCATCTGGGCAAACTTTGCTCTTATTTCGCTTGTGACATCAGCGCGCTTATCCGCTGGCAACCCGATCGGGATGCCAGGCAAGTCTTCGCCGCCTGA
- a CDS encoding TonB-dependent receptor — translation MKQFRLPGSLYWGANLVLGLASMPVYADHNQVELDDVEVSGTVDSRIVDYPATVESFNKKQIQESVNATTAAQAMKFLPSLQIRERYIGDRNGIIAGRTVGTLSSAQTMLYADGVLLSNLLGNSFAFPPRWGMISPDEIEQISMMYGPFSAMFAGNSFGGVVSVKTRMPTKLEAHTNVQYFRQNFDLYHSKLNLEGQHLSASLGDKWNDLSLLLSADYLNNEGQPMDFVVRDLSAGSRTSGGVAVTGASVDKNDRNLPRNVFGAVSMERPEQTNLRFKAAYDVTDTVKATYTLGLWHLNSHTDVASYLKDANGNTVYNNRVQLNGLRYDLSGFNPSKADATHVMQAIDLKSDSKGFFDWQLTFSDYDYQQDKNSQSNIATSTTTLAAGNPYINRAGRVTDMSGTGWTTFDARATFRPAEAGWGRHVVDVGYHIDEYDLGSTTFDTADWQVGNKGTLNSSSRGSTRTQALFIQDKWQLHPQWSLTLGGRAERWQAMDGRNQAVTGGVLSTANYATAEANRFSPKVSLSFEPMPEWGFRASFGQAFRFPTVSELYQQVTQSSQIVQNNPNLKPEEVLSAEITAERRFANGLIRASVFNEEKYDALISQTIANGRAIPYGTGVCTAGAGGCSFIQNLDHVRTRGIELSTEWQDVWIHGLDILGSATFTDAEILRNRVDRSIEGNKAPRIPREMFKLVTTYHQGSQITYSVSARYSGRQYNLLDNSDVNDDTYIAASKFFFVDVKANYHMSKRWTASVGIDNLNNDQAYVRHPYPQRTGYVQVKFDY, via the coding sequence ATGAAGCAGTTTCGTTTACCAGGCAGCCTATACTGGGGTGCCAACCTAGTGTTGGGGTTGGCATCCATGCCAGTGTATGCCGATCATAATCAGGTTGAGCTGGATGATGTCGAGGTATCGGGTACGGTGGATAGCCGGATTGTCGATTATCCGGCCACCGTAGAAAGCTTTAACAAAAAACAGATTCAGGAGAGTGTGAATGCCACCACGGCCGCGCAGGCGATGAAGTTTTTGCCCAGTTTGCAAATCCGGGAGCGCTATATTGGCGATAGAAACGGCATTATTGCCGGGCGAACCGTGGGGACACTTTCAAGTGCGCAAACCATGCTGTACGCAGATGGCGTATTACTCTCCAATTTGCTGGGAAACTCGTTTGCCTTCCCGCCACGCTGGGGCATGATTAGTCCGGATGAGATTGAGCAGATTAGCATGATGTATGGACCTTTTTCTGCCATGTTCGCCGGTAACTCGTTTGGCGGTGTGGTCAGTGTAAAAACCAGGATGCCGACCAAGCTGGAGGCGCATACCAATGTGCAGTATTTCCGCCAAAATTTTGATTTATACCATTCAAAACTCAATCTTGAAGGCCAGCACCTTTCTGCTTCCCTTGGTGACAAATGGAATGACCTGAGCCTGCTGCTCAGCGCTGATTATCTGAATAATGAAGGCCAGCCCATGGATTTTGTCGTCCGCGATTTGAGTGCTGGGAGCCGCACATCGGGCGGGGTCGCCGTTACCGGTGCCTCTGTCGACAAAAACGATAGAAATTTGCCGCGTAATGTGTTTGGGGCAGTGAGCATGGAGCGGCCGGAGCAAACGAATCTGCGGTTCAAGGCCGCATACGATGTAACGGATACCGTGAAAGCCACCTATACCCTGGGGTTATGGCATTTGAACAGTCATACGGATGTGGCGTCGTATCTCAAGGACGCTAATGGAAACACGGTGTATAACAACCGCGTACAGCTCAATGGCCTGCGCTATGATTTGAGCGGATTTAATCCGTCAAAAGCCGACGCGACGCATGTCATGCAGGCCATTGACCTCAAGTCGGACAGCAAAGGCTTTTTTGACTGGCAACTGACTTTTTCAGACTATGACTACCAGCAGGACAAAAATAGCCAGTCAAATATTGCTACCTCGACAACGACACTTGCTGCGGGGAATCCCTACATCAATCGTGCCGGGCGCGTGACAGACATGTCAGGCACGGGCTGGACCACCTTTGATGCGCGTGCAACCTTCAGGCCGGCAGAGGCTGGCTGGGGGCGGCATGTTGTGGATGTGGGCTACCATATTGATGAGTACGATCTTGGCAGCACCACCTTTGATACGGCAGACTGGCAAGTGGGAAACAAAGGCACCTTGAATAGCAGCTCACGTGGCAGCACGCGTACGCAAGCATTGTTTATTCAGGATAAATGGCAATTGCACCCGCAATGGTCGCTCACGTTGGGCGGACGTGCAGAGCGCTGGCAGGCTATGGATGGCCGTAACCAGGCCGTGACTGGCGGCGTGTTGTCTACGGCCAATTATGCGACGGCAGAGGCTAATCGGTTTTCGCCCAAGGTTTCATTGAGTTTTGAACCCATGCCAGAATGGGGATTCCGTGCTTCATTTGGACAGGCATTCCGTTTTCCGACGGTGAGTGAGCTCTATCAACAGGTTACGCAGAGCAGCCAGATTGTCCAGAACAACCCGAATCTCAAACCGGAGGAGGTGCTATCAGCTGAAATCACCGCCGAAAGGCGGTTTGCTAACGGCCTGATTCGCGCCAGCGTGTTTAACGAAGAAAAATATGATGCCTTGATCTCACAGACCATTGCCAATGGCCGCGCGATTCCCTATGGCACAGGGGTGTGTACAGCCGGGGCGGGTGGCTGTTCCTTTATCCAGAATCTGGACCACGTCAGGACCCGGGGGATAGAGTTGTCCACAGAATGGCAGGATGTCTGGATTCATGGCCTGGATATTTTGGGCAGTGCCACGTTTACCGATGCAGAAATACTCCGTAACCGGGTGGACCGAAGTATTGAGGGCAATAAGGCCCCGCGGATTCCACGCGAAATGTTCAAGCTGGTGACGACCTATCATCAGGGCAGTCAGATTACCTACAGTGTGAGTGCCCGGTATAGCGGCCGTCAATACAACTTGCTGGATAACAGCGATGTCAATGATGACACCTACATCGCTGCGAGCAAGTTCTTTTTCGTGGATGTGAAGGCCAACTATCACATGAGCAAGCGCTGGACCGCCAGTGTGGGGATCGATAATCTGAACAACGATCAGGCCTATGTCCGCCACCCCTACCCGCAACGCACGGGGTATGTACAAGTCAAGTTTGATTATTGA
- a CDS encoding PEP-CTERM sorting domain-containing protein: protein MNVLKKTLAIAAMTLVTSPAFAALATYNVTTKFIEPDTDPANTWFVGTFTFDTVSKTVSGLQGWLSESMTGSIDYNPATGINGTDDMSWVHLTHQLDATYDAALGGFLVTTFLNSTTSTFTSGDGWTPGVGMTRNNGSNNAYARVFVNTTDPLAALTSAQINKLAYADCTAGGMMGPTCMTGTSVAGYGRVGTMSGYPVSQSVSLLSVTLPVPEADRSAMMLLGLGLLAWAQRQQRRSM, encoded by the coding sequence ATGAACGTATTGAAAAAAACATTGGCAATCGCGGCCATGACCTTGGTAACCAGCCCAGCATTTGCTGCGCTTGCAACCTATAACGTGACCACCAAGTTTATTGAGCCAGATACTGATCCGGCCAATACCTGGTTTGTGGGGACATTCACTTTTGATACTGTCAGCAAGACGGTTTCTGGTTTGCAGGGCTGGCTCAGTGAATCCATGACCGGCTCTATAGACTACAACCCTGCCACTGGCATCAATGGCACTGATGACATGAGTTGGGTGCATTTGACTCATCAGCTGGATGCGACTTATGACGCTGCGCTGGGCGGGTTTCTCGTTACCACTTTTCTTAACTCAACCACCAGCACGTTTACAAGCGGCGATGGATGGACCCCTGGCGTGGGAATGACCAGAAACAATGGTAGCAACAATGCCTACGCCAGAGTGTTTGTGAACACGACTGATCCATTGGCCGCGCTGACTTCTGCGCAGATCAACAAGCTGGCCTATGCGGATTGTACGGCGGGCGGCATGATGGGACCAACCTGTATGACGGGGACTTCTGTCGCTGGCTATGGGCGTGTTGGAACCATGAGTGGTTATCCCGTTTCGCAAAGCGTTAGCTTGCTGTCTGTGACGCTACCTGTGCCTGAGGCTGATCGCTCTGCAATGATGTTATTAGGACTTGGCCTATTGGCTTGGGCTCAACGTCAACAGCGTCGTTCGATGTAA
- a CDS encoding DUF2946 domain-containing protein translates to MVTRKFQRWMARMALMAIMLAALVPTLSLAFPMQTGKSFIQEVCSSQGSKLVIQVITTQGKLRATLIDYQPSQKPVSLGHHLNHCPFCHMAMDDVVLPQPNPAYILFQQAQAEIALSSYQAPVVASVYSTAHPTRAPPLTPRSI, encoded by the coding sequence CAACGTTGGATGGCACGCATGGCCTTGATGGCTATCATGCTGGCTGCGCTCGTGCCGACGTTGAGCCTCGCGTTTCCCATGCAAACAGGCAAAAGCTTTATTCAGGAGGTGTGTTCCTCGCAGGGCAGTAAACTGGTCATTCAGGTGATCACCACGCAAGGAAAATTGCGCGCCACCCTGATTGACTATCAGCCTTCACAAAAACCGGTTTCACTGGGACATCATCTCAATCATTGTCCGTTCTGCCATATGGCGATGGATGATGTGGTATTGCCCCAGCCCAATCCGGCTTACATTCTGTTTCAACAAGCCCAGGCCGAGATTGCTTTAAGCAGCTATCAGGCCCCGGTTGTCGCAAGTGTTTACTCCACCGCGCACCCCACGCGCGCACCCCCACTGACTCCACGCTCAATCTAG
- a CDS encoding FxDxF family PEP-CTERM protein, which yields MKKTFLALALLGLTQPAWAHLSYTGRDFGTFSGLVNASNSITTTVNTNYGWAGAADGNLGDSHIGRAFRFTLQNNAWVDFSVDATSADLLPAFSIYGGLAAVRTGGVFPGTQTSADYDSANASIVWRYSWAQANLGSNKSYTDTDGSWNALGNWKMGGDGDAIGIDSELSSFIYKGSATTATDVVTGKFLLGAGDYTIMIGGNNAANQLATSFGYTASLNVSAVPEPENMGLLLTGLALVGWQVRRRSK from the coding sequence ATGAAAAAAACCTTCTTGGCCCTGGCCTTGCTGGGACTCACTCAACCTGCCTGGGCGCATTTAAGTTATACCGGGCGTGACTTTGGCACATTCTCTGGCCTGGTGAATGCCAGCAATAGCATTACCACCACCGTCAATACCAACTATGGCTGGGCCGGCGCCGCTGACGGCAATCTGGGCGACAGCCATATTGGTCGTGCTTTCCGTTTCACCCTGCAAAACAATGCCTGGGTGGATTTCAGCGTCGATGCAACCTCTGCCGATCTGTTACCTGCTTTCTCTATTTACGGTGGACTGGCGGCAGTCAGAACCGGTGGCGTTTTTCCAGGCACGCAAACCAGTGCCGATTACGATAGTGCCAACGCTTCTATCGTCTGGCGCTACAGCTGGGCGCAAGCCAACCTGGGCTCCAACAAGTCTTATACCGACACCGATGGCAGCTGGAATGCATTGGGCAACTGGAAAATGGGCGGTGACGGCGATGCGATTGGCATCGACAGCGAACTGAGCAGCTTTATCTACAAGGGCTCTGCGACCACAGCGACCGATGTGGTCACCGGCAAGTTTCTGCTGGGGGCAGGGGATTACACCATCATGATTGGCGGTAACAACGCCGCAAACCAGCTGGCGACTAGTTTTGGCTACACCGCCTCACTGAATGTCAGCGCAGTCCCAGAGCCGGAAAACATGGGCCTGTTGCTGACAGGTCTGGCCTTGGTCGGCTGGCAGGTGCGCCGTCGTAGCAAATAA
- a CDS encoding TonB-dependent receptor, producing the protein MYIFEQRLSLRFRQYWPLVFIALYAVSPLAVAADAEPSLPKSDQTLGLPEIEVVEKKPRAIPLSATELEAESLRSHAMEMDTTRMLEDVPGLSVYSAGTISGLPAIHGLADERLRTQVDGMDLSSACPNHMNSILSYIHPSRVGKIKVFSGVVPVSEGGDSLGGTIQVSAASPVFATGEQPLVTGNLGSFYRSNGYAHGWNAAAGFASRQFNLQYSESRLDASNYRAAKDFKDLSRWPSADWIKATDLDVVASSAISGAINRALDLAFKQDSHLLQLGISQQTVGFEGFPNQRMDMTDNQNTNINFRYNGEFDWGDIQARLYRQRVKHAMDIGAERADQLMPMLSKATTVGGGLKLSIPFLTDHIFKLGSEFVSYRLDDWWPPVGSAVGSMCCNDFQNIRNGRRDRIGLFAEMDSHWGTAWQTSLGLRSDIVSTDASDVQGYSNTASYRNDVRSFNALSHDRRDHNWDWTALARYMPTQQATYELGLARKSRSPNLYERYPWATFSMAALMNNFVGDGNGYVGDVNLQPEVAHTLNLAMDWHDEAQSVWAAKINAYLTYISDYVDAKRCNSGRCSPANRTNNDAYVILQYANQSARLHGLDFSAYRVLNPEQKSWGEFRAKSLISYTRGENTTSGNDLYHIMPLNGRFSLEHAVGGWLSTAELQLVSGKTHVSAVRNETQTDGYGLLNLRTSYSRKHFRVDFAVENALNKLYYSPLGGAYLGQGDPMSLGTIPWGINLPGMGRSVNVAFNLFY; encoded by the coding sequence ATGTACATATTCGAACAAAGACTATCGTTGCGATTCCGACAGTACTGGCCGCTGGTATTCATCGCGCTTTATGCCGTCTCACCGCTGGCAGTGGCCGCGGACGCAGAGCCATCTCTGCCGAAATCAGATCAGACACTCGGTTTGCCTGAGATTGAAGTGGTAGAAAAGAAACCGCGTGCAATTCCCTTGTCGGCGACAGAGCTGGAGGCTGAAAGCCTCCGATCCCATGCTATGGAAATGGACACAACCAGAATGCTGGAAGATGTGCCTGGATTGAGTGTGTATTCGGCAGGTACGATTTCTGGATTACCTGCGATTCATGGCTTAGCCGATGAACGTTTGCGCACACAGGTGGATGGCATGGATTTATCCTCCGCATGCCCCAATCACATGAATTCCATACTCTCATATATTCACCCTAGTCGAGTGGGCAAGATTAAAGTGTTCAGCGGGGTCGTGCCAGTGAGTGAAGGCGGCGATAGCTTGGGCGGGACCATTCAAGTCAGTGCCGCCTCTCCAGTGTTTGCCACGGGTGAGCAACCCCTGGTCACCGGCAATTTAGGGAGTTTTTACAGAAGTAATGGCTATGCCCATGGCTGGAATGCCGCTGCTGGCTTTGCAAGCAGGCAGTTCAATCTCCAGTATTCAGAGTCCAGATTGGACGCCTCCAATTATCGTGCAGCTAAAGACTTCAAGGATCTCAGCCGCTGGCCCTCTGCGGACTGGATCAAGGCGACTGATCTCGATGTAGTTGCCTCCAGTGCCATTTCCGGCGCCATTAACCGAGCGCTTGATCTCGCCTTCAAACAGGACTCGCATTTGCTGCAACTGGGTATCAGCCAGCAGACCGTTGGTTTTGAGGGCTTTCCGAATCAACGCATGGACATGACGGATAATCAAAACACCAACATCAACTTTCGCTACAACGGTGAGTTCGACTGGGGGGATATTCAGGCCAGGCTATACCGTCAACGGGTCAAACATGCGATGGATATTGGTGCAGAACGTGCAGATCAACTGATGCCCATGTTATCCAAAGCGACAACCGTTGGTGGTGGGTTAAAGTTAAGCATCCCGTTTTTGACGGACCATATTTTCAAACTCGGGAGTGAGTTCGTTTCCTATCGTCTGGATGACTGGTGGCCACCGGTTGGGTCGGCAGTCGGCTCTATGTGCTGTAATGATTTTCAAAATATCCGTAACGGGCGCCGCGATCGTATTGGCCTGTTTGCTGAAATGGACTCACACTGGGGAACTGCATGGCAGACCTCTCTGGGCTTGCGCTCGGATATTGTGAGTACGGATGCGTCAGATGTACAGGGCTACAGTAATACAGCTTCCTACCGAAATGATGTTAGAAGCTTCAATGCGCTGAGTCATGATCGTCGGGACCATAATTGGGACTGGACCGCACTAGCCCGTTATATGCCAACCCAGCAGGCCACTTACGAACTTGGCTTGGCCCGAAAGTCCAGATCGCCTAACCTGTATGAGCGCTATCCCTGGGCGACCTTCTCGATGGCTGCGCTCATGAACAATTTTGTCGGCGACGGCAATGGTTATGTTGGCGACGTCAATTTGCAACCTGAAGTCGCGCACACCCTGAATCTCGCAATGGATTGGCATGATGAAGCACAGTCTGTGTGGGCAGCCAAAATAAATGCCTACCTGACCTACATCAGTGATTATGTCGATGCTAAACGCTGCAACAGCGGCAGGTGTTCGCCAGCCAATCGGACCAACAATGATGCCTACGTTATTTTGCAGTATGCCAATCAAAGCGCCAGGCTGCATGGTCTTGATTTCTCCGCCTATCGTGTCCTGAATCCTGAGCAGAAGTCTTGGGGGGAGTTCAGGGCAAAATCCCTGATCAGTTATACCCGAGGTGAAAACACCACCAGCGGCAATGATCTGTATCACATCATGCCCCTCAATGGACGATTCTCGCTAGAGCATGCCGTCGGCGGCTGGTTGTCGACCGCAGAGCTACAGCTTGTGAGTGGAAAGACGCATGTGTCAGCGGTCCGCAATGAAACGCAGACCGATGGGTATGGCTTGCTCAATCTGCGTACCAGTTACAGTCGTAAACATTTCAGGGTGGATTTCGCCGTGGAAAATGCCCTGAATAAGCTTTATTACTCGCCACTAGGCGGGGCCTATCTTGGTCAAGGAGACCCCATGAGCCTCGGCACAATTCCATGGGGCATCAACTTGCCCGGCATGGGGCGGTCGGTCAATGTGGCTTTTAATCTATTTTATTAA
- a CDS encoding HD domain-containing phosphohydrolase: MHNQASDTYYISPDQLQVGLYIHLDLGWMDHPFSVSNFKITEDAQIDTIKSLGLKQLRYDPRRSTSHPLKKNANVVEFLVKKALFPEPEPAKETTPLNAAQQKRQVLKQVINESEQKFMRTSAEVKNIQKLSTEHPDQAYGLAQTLVQDLVSSTLTEGDIAIHAMSGHRVGDQHYQHELNTLVASLILAKNLNISDEDAVILGMAAILHDIGKRQISDKILLKKDPLNLREVAIYQTHVALGLNMLKEVAVPKKIMTLIAQHHEFADGSGYPQGLRAEQIDPLAHILIIANVYDNLCNPSNPALAKTPYEALSMMFAQQRHQFDQTILRRFIKCLGIYPPGSVVRLSDQQLATVISTNPQQPLRPFVQILNDDPEEEGETFDLREALDINIIQCLKPEQLPDILQKRMRLKQRTSYFLDKVYATV, encoded by the coding sequence ATGCATAATCAAGCCTCCGACACTTATTACATTAGCCCAGACCAACTGCAAGTGGGGTTATATATCCACCTTGATCTCGGTTGGATGGATCATCCATTCTCGGTCAGCAACTTCAAGATCACTGAAGATGCGCAAATTGACACGATCAAATCGCTGGGACTCAAGCAGCTTCGCTATGACCCGCGACGAAGCACCAGTCACCCGCTGAAAAAAAATGCCAATGTCGTGGAGTTTCTGGTGAAAAAAGCGTTGTTCCCGGAGCCGGAACCCGCCAAAGAAACAACGCCGCTCAATGCTGCTCAGCAAAAACGACAGGTGCTCAAGCAAGTCATCAACGAGAGTGAGCAAAAGTTTATGCGCACCAGTGCCGAGGTCAAAAACATTCAGAAGCTCTCAACCGAGCATCCTGACCAGGCCTATGGACTGGCTCAGACCCTGGTACAAGACCTGGTCAGCAGCACACTGACTGAAGGTGATATTGCGATCCACGCCATGAGCGGACACCGTGTCGGCGATCAGCATTACCAGCATGAGCTGAATACCCTGGTGGCCAGCCTGATCCTGGCCAAGAACCTGAATATCAGCGATGAGGATGCGGTGATACTGGGCATGGCGGCCATTTTGCATGATATTGGCAAGCGGCAAATTAGTGACAAAATCCTGTTGAAAAAGGACCCCCTTAACCTGCGCGAAGTTGCGATTTATCAAACCCACGTCGCCTTAGGCCTGAATATGCTCAAAGAGGTGGCCGTACCCAAAAAAATCATGACCCTGATTGCCCAGCATCATGAATTTGCAGATGGCAGCGGTTACCCGCAAGGCCTGCGTGCAGAACAGATTGACCCGTTGGCGCATATCCTGATCATCGCCAATGTGTATGACAACCTATGCAACCCTTCTAACCCGGCGTTGGCAAAAACGCCCTACGAAGCGCTCAGCATGATGTTTGCGCAGCAACGTCACCAGTTTGACCAGACCATTTTGCGCCGCTTTATCAAATGCCTGGGCATTTATCCGCCAGGCAGTGTGGTGCGCCTTTCAGATCAGCAACTGGCAACGGTGATCTCCACCAACCCGCAGCAACCCTTAAGGCCTTTCGTCCAGATCCTCAACGATGATCCTGAGGAAGAAGGTGAAACTTTTGACCTCAGGGAAGCGCTGGACATCAACATCATCCAGTGTCTGAAACCAGAGCAGCTGCCCGATATCCTGCAAAAACGTATGCGGCTCAAACAGCGCACCAGCTACTTTCTGGATAAGGTGTACGCGACCGTTTGA